gttaaaaaaggtgtttattccgtatacccaacctttaacccctgaaaagcggttattagttctggatggccatggatcacatataacggacgaatttatgcttctttgcttgcaaaacaatattcaactcctatatttaccccctcattcgtcacacgttcttcaaccgttggatttatcggtttttgggccgttaaaggaagcttatcgacgtcacctgggatttgtaaaccagttttgctgttcaacggttgttgggaaacgaaactttctactttgctatcgaaaagccagatcaaaagcatttatagcaaaaaccattcaatctggttggcgtacgacggggttatggccggtgaacttggcaaaaccacttttaaacccttttttattagaaaatagcaacgccaacgtcgaaaaaggtaaaaataacggcttccaaagggataaaacaccggaaaatccaacccaaaaaattaacgaccagtctttacttatttggaaaacccctaaaacgacccgagatattcgacttcaactacaggaaatttcccggtccgaaaaaagtaacgccacttcacggcttttgtttgcaaaagtccaaaaaagcttcgaaaccaaggatatcttattggctgaagctcagcaaaaaatcagtttgttaaaagcaaaattggaggcggtacggccggtcaaaaggaaaagggtgattccggatcccaacgagcttttggtcagcaaaaaaaacgtttatgaagcacaggaaaataatagggactgtttagaagctttgaacgatggagaagaggttagcgaaccgggagagcctgacaatgattgtattattgtgcgttgataggtttacatttaaatcggtttataaaaggggtatttcgtcgttacatttttcaagggggccggactttaggggggtcggagatgtggagcccaacgttattgCCGCGTAGAACAAAAATGCAACTCGTGCGCTTGGCTCGGGAACGCCGCTGCGGCCCGCGGGCAGCACTGGCGGCCTCGGGGAATAAAAATAGGATTTTTTGCCCGAATAGCCGTGCAGCTCGTTAGGAACTTGGGACAAAGCGAGCTCTATATAGTCAGCGGCTTTTCCATTCTATTATCGTCCTCGCCCTCACCTTGAACTAAGAAGTGACAATGCAGCAAAGCCACCTCCCATTTCAttttgttttccttgttCTGATTTAGcaccccccccaaaaaaaaaaaaaaaaaaaaaaaaaaaaaaaaaaacgtcacaatgcctctgccttttccTGCTTTCGGTCTCCTTTTGCTTAGTCTGCTCTTTTGCAGTGTCGTGGCCTTCACCGGGCCACCAAAGTCGATCCCAGTAGCGACCAAGGCCGACCCAGGCTTGATCGAATATTATAATGGTTTCAACCCCAAGGCCGCCTTGCGCATGCGTAAAGAGACGATCGGTATTAACCTTGACGCCGGCGCCCTTGCCGCCAGATGGGAGAAGCAGAACCCGCAGGCCATCTTTTACATGTACCACTTCGACAGCACTGACGAGACCGCCTATGCCGAGATGGTCAGCTACGTCAACCACATTGACAGGTGGACTGAGATTGACCACGACTTCCAGCAGTTCACATTACATGTCCACATACCTTGGACCAGCATCAAGGCGCATACAAAGTTTGTCCCCGGGCAACAGCCCGAAACTACCGTGAACCCGGCCTGGGTTCCAAAAGGAGGCGAATAGGTATCCGGGGGGTCAAACTGTGGTATGGCACATCCCCGGGAAGACGATATACCAAACCCGCAGCAAAATCGTGAGTTCAAAAAGTGGACGAGGGCAGCCTGGAAGAGGTCGTGCCGTGTCGGGCGTTCCAAGCTGCCTGCATAGACCTGCAAGAGTCACAAGTAGCGGCGCGCACAGGTACAGCGGTGTTAGTCAGGCGCGCGGACATGCGTCGTTCAGTAGAGAAGCGTTTCTGTGAGATGCACCTCTCACATTGGCGCCCGACCTGGGGCTAGAAAAGCGACAGAGGTATTTGGTGTTCACCGCCGACGGTCGGGGAGTGGAGTAAAAGCGCGTATCCCTCAAAGGTGGCGGCAGGCATGATGAGACGATTCTTTTCCTTGGTTCTTTAGATATTTGCTCATCCATAATATTAGCATAGCAACTCTTTCTTTCTACCTGAGTGTCTTTTTGCCATTGAGACTTTCCTACAGTTGAGATAAAACCCTGTAGTCAGGGGCTGCGGCGGCCTAGTCCTAGCGCCAAAACCGACCAGCGCCTCCTGAAGATGTTTGTGGTGAGTGTGTTCACGGGAATGGACGTCCATCACACGTAGAAGGTCGTACTGGCGGTCAACGACGCCTCAGATCTACGCGGAGAAGGGACCGAATCATCCCAGCTGGACAGATGTTTGCGTTGGTCGATCTCCAGCAGCCCCATCGACCACGCCCGTCGTCTAATCGACAAGCCGGCCTCCTTGAATTCGTCCGTGTTGGTCTTTTAGTGCCGGAGATATTCCACCCAATGGTTTTCCCACACCACCCCGTAAATCTACGCTCAGCCTTCAGCGCCAAGGCATAGAGCCCTGCCAGCTATCCTCGGGCCTAGTTACCTTTCTCTGCCGCTTATGACGTTGCGGCCTCAGCCGAAAATTTGTATGCTTGGCGGTTTGCAGGGAGTCTAAAGGAAGGAACTCCAAGGACGCACTGAACTCGGTTTTATTTCAACAGCCTTGGGAGTGGATCCAGGCCGAGGCACTCTGTTTATTTGCAATGATATGAGTGCTGCCGGTCATGGGCTGCTGTCAGCCCCCAGACCTCCTTTTTGCAGCGAGACGCCAAACTCTTCCTGATAGATGAGCTGTTGATCTTAGGCACACCTTCAAGCGAACAGGTGCAACATCCAGGAGGCTATCCCGCGTCCAGTCATTTCCGCCAGATACCGCAGGCAACGGCAAAACAAACCGCCGCAGCAAGCGCCAATGGCTCCAAGCCCCAGTGCTTCATAAAGACGGACAATGACAGCTTCCCTTTCATGTGGACAACGCCCCCCACCACAAAAACGCAGGTTGGAAACACGGTGGCTGCAGGCAGGTGGCTGCCACGCCTTAGAGCGATAAGCTTTACTCTCGAGGCTTCAGGGCTGCATCGTTTGCACACCCGTCCTGGCGCATCTTCACAGAAAGGAGAGCCCCCTTGTAGAAGACTCGGGATACGGATTTGAGACGGCTGGACTGAGATTTCAAGTCCGGGTTGGGTTCATGCCTGGGGCTGGATTGTGGGAGAAGTATAAACCAGTCCCGTGAATTGCCCAGGGTACCGGGACCCAATTCGCAAACATGTCTGCTGGATGGTTGATGGCGAAAGGACCCAAACTCATCGGAAAGCAGCCATATTCTTCGCCCAGACAGGCTTCATTTTCGGATTCGAAACAATTCAGATAGCTTTCCCAGGCCTTGCAGAATTTGCGAGTGGTTGTAGAAACCTCCTAAACGTAAACAGTTTTGTcgggatcttttttttcttctttttgcaaaagtccaaaagcCTGTCGCCAGAGCTTTTAACTTCACCATCGGTTCCCATGGATACATCTCTATATGGAGATGACCGTATGGCCTAAGCCGTGGTTATCTGGAGGGATCCTGGGCCACTTTAATCTCCATGACTATCGTATCTGGGGTTTCGTTGCTCAAGATGACTGGCCGCAAGGGTGGGCTAGGAAGGAAGAGAGACAAAAACAGTATTTCAAAAGGGTTTTCAAACCGCGTCACGAGAACTGAACACAATAAGAATGAACTAATTGTGTTTATTATTAAGGCTCAGGTCCTAGCAGTGGTTGATTATTATTAGAGAAGTAAAATGGCAAGCTTTATGCATGGTTGGAAAATAGAAGAGAAACTTTGTGCGTGAACAAAGTAGGAGCTATATTCAAGTTATGTGACTGATTTTGTCAGGCTATAATAAGTGACAAGGTGTGACCACGAACCGATTATACATTGGTAAGTTGAGATTGGAAAACAGTTTCCCCTCATACTTAATCTTGCGTTGAAAAAAGCTTTAATAAAGTACCATGTTGTAGCGACCTTTGCCGTTGAATCAGACGCGTACTATTTCTGTCTACTATTGTGGTCAGGGCCAGTATTTATCCCTGTACAATGTCCGCTGAGGTGGGCTTTGTGGGCTTCGCTGACTTTGGTAATAGTTTTCAACAAAAAGATAATCTGTGTATTTGATGTTCCCGCGAACAATTAAATTGATAAACGCCCACGCATACATACACGGCGATAAAGGGTGGGGTTTTCCGCCTGATACCGCGGTGGTTGAATGTCATTTGTTCTTTAGCCATCCCCTGTTCAGTGTGGACCTTTAATCCAGAGGATCTACCTTCTGGAACAGAGTCTTCCGTCATCGGACTCGCCGAGAAGGCGAACGGATATAAGAAATCCCTGGCACGGGTTTAATTGCCGCGGTAGAACCGAAATGCATGAGTCAGACTAAGAATACTCTCGTGGCCTAATCTGGGATACGTACCTATTTCCAAGGATCTAGTTTTTAACGGGACTGATATGAGAACGAAAGGAAATGCCCAAGGAGTATTCTTACAAAGAAATACAAACCTCGACTGGTCACTTTACCTCTACCTCGTTGTATACCGTAGCAAAAGAGGGATCGAAAGACTCAAACTTGGAGAACAAAACAACGATATACGTGAGTGACGAATACTAGTGCTCTGCTATTTGAAACGAAGCAGAGCCATAGATCGCCGATCGGCAGCTAGCATAAGGAACGTTGGTTATATTTCATTTGAACAACTCGTCCATGCAAGGAGCATGACAAACGCAAGACTTTTCACCCCAACAGCCAACCAGATCTATTACCAAGATATCTAACTGCAACTCCATTTGCTGTTCTGCTTATCTGCATGAGCGTTTTGCTAGTAAAAGGCTTTGTGACAGCTGTATTAAGTTATTCGGCGGGTAAACCTTTCCATACCGTTGGTCGCGTCAAAGTATTTCCGCACGCAAGAAAGAGTTTTGGACCATGTAATCTTCTCGCCTATCAGTCAACAGAAAGTATCAAGAGGCACCAAGGCATAGTGCGCAGAGTAGAATGGCCTTGTCTCGTGGAAAGCAAACACTTGCTGATGATAATGCAAGGAGACACCCGAGTTTACATGTGTATTAATGCCGATTTTGTCGATCTTGCTTGGTTTGTTATTTGAACTAGCCGAGGGATCGTCTAGCGTATGCACTCCCGGTAGCAACCGGAAAAGCCCGCAATCCTGTCGCttacttcttttcttttcaataTGTTGTTATGAGGTTGCCCACAATATCTCTCCTCTAAACTATATGGGACCCGCCGGTCGCATAAACTACAAACCCTATGGCTTGGCAACAGATCCATTTCGTATAGGGGATAGGCGCCAGGCTTCAACCCTGTTTTGCTTGACAAGATCGCAAAGAATACAGGGAACAGCCGACAACCAAGTTGCCCAAAATAGTATACCGTGAGTTTTTTCTCTGCTTTCAACTCGCTCAGGGCTCAAATCAAGTCAACAGATTCGCGGCCAGTGGCTTTTATTGTGTTCAAAATTCGGCTACCCAGATGACATGGGTTCCCTTCCTCCATCAAGCAGAACCATCCCGACGCCAGTCATACGTCCCACAGTCCAAAAACCCGCACCCCGCCCAATAGGGGGGATACTGAATTGCACTGCAAATTTAGCAATGTATGCATAATTCTGTAGTCGCTTATCTTTTGTTCGTGATATTCTCACTTTCGTCCCTTCACCACCACTATAAAGGACACTCTCTTTCAGCTTGGtgatttgattttttttcccctacCATCTTGTTCATTTTAGCTGTACTCACAGCATCTGTTTCGTTCCTGTAACATGTGTTGGACAAACAAACACAAATAACCCCACCCAAGCCACCACGGATGATATTCTCAATCAGAATGCAACCCTCAACCCTCTTAGCCATCCTGGCTGTCAGCGCAGCCAGCCTCGTCTCGGCATCCCCAGCCACAGACCAAGGCGACTCAAATCCTCACGCCGTCTGTCGGCGAGGGGGCCTTCTCCGTTGTGTCGGATGGGGGTATAAGACCAACCAGCTTCCTCTTGCTAGGCAGCCGATTGAGCCGCCCAGGGAGTTCAGGCCGACCCCACCTCCTTCGCCATGTCCCGTGTGGCAAGAAGGCAGCAAGTTTGGGACGCCACGGGCGACAATCAACGGCCACTGCTGCCTCGGCAGCCCAAAGAACGCGCtcagctgctgccgccgcatGATGATAAAGCCCCTCCCCCACACCCATGAGTTGCGATGTGACGCTCCCTCCTGGCAGACGGCCGAAAAGTACACCGAGTTCCACGAGTGCAACACCAACCAACGGGACCCCAAGGTCTGCCGCGCTAATCTAGTTCCCCTGCTGCCCGAGATCATGTGGCAATACCCCATGAACCCGGCATTCGAGTCCCCGAAGCCGTCGAATCAACTCTGGAGGAAGCTGGGGCCAGGTTCAGCTTCACGTGTGCCCCAAGTCGACTACAAGCCGCCGGGCCCGTCCCCTCTGGGTCTGTACGGCGACGGCAACCCCGAGCCCAGCCACGATCACGAGGTCCAGAAGCGAGGCAACGCCGTCGCAGGCTTCCTTCTCGCGGACTCGCTGGCCGGCAGCGGGCCGCCCAGGCTCGAGACCGTCGCGGACCGCGCCATGGAGAAGAAGCCAAAGGGGAAACCCAACCTGCACTACAAGCCTCCGGGGAAATCCCGGTTTGTCGAGCACCCCTACGGCAACCCCGACCCGGGCCATCTGACCGAGCTTCACAAGCGAAGCGACAGCGAGAGCGATAGCGGAAGCGACGGCGGAAGCAGGCACCGCTCCGCGAACCCGCTCCTCGACGCCATGTCCGGGTCGTCGTCCCGCTCGCCCAGGAGGCACAGGTCGCGCAAAAAGGTCCCCAAGGCGGCTGCCAAAGCCCTCGAGGAGAGCAAGACGGCGTCGCGCAAGCCAGACTATAACTGGTCGCCCCCGGGGAAGTCTCCGTTGAGTAAAAGTCCAGACGGGTATTGATTTGGTTGATTCGCAAAAGTGGCGGGTACGGCATTCTGGTGCAGGCCTCTGCAGCCTGGGATGTTTGCGCCATTCGGCCTTTTTTTGTATCAAATTTGAAGCTTGGACGGCGCAGGAGgacgctttttttcttcttttattCACAGTCTTAGTTCTCTCTTTACTTACAATCTCAACTGCTTTGTGAAGACCTTTTCTTATTTGCATGGCGTACCACAGGCACATGCCTCATGTGAGAGGAGGGTCAGCCTGATGAGGGAGGCCCTTGGACTTGCACAAAGTTCGCGTCATTATTCATGAGACTACAGTTTTATCCCTAGGCTATACGCCATCCTCAGGGTTTTCGGCCCACTCATCGCCACCACCAACCTGCCCATGATACCTCCACACCAACTCCTTGACATCAGTGCAACCGTGCACTTTCACCGTAGCTGCGTATCCGGGAACAAGATCAAAGCCATTCTCGCTCACCCTCAAGTCAGGGTTCTCCTGGATGACAAAGGCCTTGACTGGTCGTTCCGCTCTGATGGTCAAAACCGCCTGCTCCCCTTCCACATGAGCAGAAACCTGAACCTTGCGGTCGTCAAAGTCCAGCCACTTGATTGGATCCGGCCAAGACACGTCTTCTACCGTCTCAGCAACCTGGCCGTCATCGCCGAGAAGCTCTAGTCTGGCGTGAATAATGAATGGGTCCTCTTGAGCTGGATTGAAGACACCCCTCCCTTCTGACACGGGCTGACTCTGCTTCACTTCAACCTCTGTGGTGTGGTTTGCTTTGGCCACGATATCAAGAGGCGTGTCGTACAGCTCCTTCAACACCCTCCCCGACTTGACAGACACAAACGATACTGTCAATTTCCCCGAGACGTCCTTGGTCGTCCCATTCGCAATCCACAAGTCGCTGAGTACCTCCTCGGGCCTCTCGCTGCTCCCCCACGCCAGCCTCGGATCGACATGGCCCGTATCCCTCTGCCAGGTCTTGTCAGCCGGCCTGTTTGTGCAGTCAAAGAACCTCCTGTCCACCCCGACCGCAACCGGCTTCAACGCATCCCGGATGGCATACCAAGCCGGCTTCCTGACCCCGCGGTAGTCGACCACCGCCCAGCTGACGGTCGGCCAGCAGTCGTTGAGCTGCCAGACCAACACCCCGCCGCACCGCCGGCCGCCCCACTGCCGCCTCCAGCCCCTGTACGCGGCGCGCATGGCGTCCGCCTGCATCACCTGCGTCAGGTATGCAAAGCCCTCGAGCGTCCCGCCCGTGCCGTGCAGGTCAAAGTTCTCCCCGACGTACGCGAGCAGCCGCCTGGTGTGCCCGCCGGCCTTGTTGCGAAAGTCCATGGCCATGCTGCCCGGCCGCCTCTGCCTCGGGTCCGTGACCGCGCCCGCGAGCGTCGACGCGTGCGGGTACGCCTCCATACCGAACTCGCTGACGAACCGCCCGCCCATCTCGGGGAGGAGCTGATACGGACGCATGGCGCCGTGCCACACGTTCCACTGGTGCACGTCGCCGACCGTCTGGTCCACCACCAGcgtggtgctggtgccgtcGCCCCAGGGGCTGCTGGGGTGGTATGCGACCAGAGCCTGGTTCCTCTTGGCGCCGTACTCCTCCTCGACGATCAGGGGCAGGAGGTGTTCGTAGATGTACCTGGCGGGGAAGTTTGTCCGCAGCCACGACTGCGGGTCCTTGTCGCCTGCAAAGTCGTACTGCAGCCCGTAGCGCTCCACGATCTGGTAGTCCTCGTTGTTCCCGGCCCAGACGACGAGCGAAGGGTGGTGCCTCAGCCGCCGCACGTTTTGTCGCGCCTCGGCTTCGACGGACTGCAGAAACCCGGGGTGCGCGGGGTAGTTTGCGCAGGCGAAGCAAAAGTCCTGCCAGGCCAGGACGCCGGCCTCGTCGCAGGCGTCGAAGAAGGCGTCGGCCTCGTAGATGCCGCCGCCCCAGACGCGGATCATGGCCTGGTTGCCCTCTGCCACGTGGCGCGTGATCCAGTCCCGGTATTGCGATGGGTTGGTGCGCGTGAGGAAGCTGTCCGAGGGGATCCAGCAGGCCCCGCCGCAGAATATGTCGACACCGTTGATGCGGAAGTAGAAGGACTGCCCGATGGCGTCTTTTTCTTGGACGAGCTCGACGCTACGAAGGCCGATTTTCTTGGTCACACTGTCTAGAACTGTTTTGTCGTCGCTGAGAAGTCGCACTTTCAGGGCGTAGAGATTTTGATCGCCGTAACCGCGTGGCCACCACAGCTTGGGCGTCTTGATGACCAGCTCCAGCTCTCCATCTCCGCCTGCGTCGGTACTCGAGCTGCCGACGTTTTCCCCATCAACGAGGACCTCGAAGGAAACACCAGCCCCTGGCAATAATCCTCGAGTCTTGAAATTGATAGACACGTTGGCACGACTTCGACCATCCTCCAGCGAATACGTAACGTGCAGGTCGTCAATCCTCAGACTATACGTCTCGACCAGAACAGGCTTCCACGGTCCGCAGGTTAGCATAATCGGCCCCCAGTCCCATCCCCATTGGTACTGCGCCTTGCGCACGGGTCCACGGCCGATCTCGGTCTGGTGCACAATATGACGATGCTCGGGGTGTTCCTTGACCAGCTCCAAGCCACGAAGGCGTGCGGACTCAAAGGTGATGCCGAGGTCGTTGAGTGCGCCGTCGGGCCTGAGCTTGTCTGTGACGTTGACCCGGTGGGAGATGAACATATTGTCGGATTCGAGAATCACCTCGCCGTTTAGGGAGACAGTCGCAAATGTATCGAGGCCTTGAAACACGAGATCCGTGATGGATGACGATGCCCTGGAGGCAGGGCTGGCGAATTGACAGCGGTAGGTCCATTGCTGATCCGCCACCCAGCGAACACTGAGCTCGTTCAAGTCGACAAAGGGATCTGGGATGAGTCCGGATCGGTGCAGGTCGAGGTGCACCTCTGTCGGGACTGAATGGACTGGATGCCAAGAGTCAAAGGCCGCAGCCTGGGTGACATTGTCGGGCTGGCGTGAGGTGGCTTTGAACTCCCACCCAGTGGCAAGGTCCTGGATTGTAACTGACATCGTCAAATGGCGTCGCCGGAGTAGAGTCTCTGTTCGATCGCCTTTCAAAGGAGAATTGGCCATGCAATTCACCGGCACAATTCACCGGCAGTACAAGAGAAATAGCCCGATTGAATGGTGTTTGGGCGGGTCGGAAACCGAGTCCGATCGAGGTGCAGTGCGGGGTCAGCCGCCCTGTGCCGACAGGAGCCACCCGCAACGTACCGGTAGTTCCTGGGATGTTGGTCCTTAATTCAACATCCCACTATCGCACCCTAGCCAGGGCGTGAGGGCTGGAGCGTTCGTTCACGTACTGGCCGTATCTGAAGCTTTCCCACCCCAAGGAAGCTGCATTTGCCGCAAAATTGGACGTTGATTTAATTTGTTACTCTGTGTCGCGAGGCAGCCCTTCATAACTTGTATCACCTTCCATATACTGAAATAAATGTACAATGCATCATGAAAAGCCATTATACCCAACGCACCAATCCACTCACAGGTCAAACGAATCCAACCTGCCTATGATACATTCCCAGCCCTCCTTTTCCCCAAGCCACGGAACAGATGGGCAAACAGCGACCCCACCCATGTGATTTTTGCGTAAGGCTTTGTCACCCTCCCATTTTGGCGATAAAAGACAAATTGTCACTTTTGCAACTTGATTGTGTACATTGTCTTAGTCCAACCGGGTGCTGCTAAGGCTACCTAATCTTATTACATACAGAGACGAAACTGAATAAAAAGTCATGTTGCCAACAGATTGCAGGTCCAAATTGTCAATCTTATTCAGTCAAAGCCGTTCGACCACCTTCTTTGCGCATTCACCATGCAGTCATGTAATATTTGTCCCGTGCCATTCTGGGCAGAGGTTTCGGCTTCTCTACAGACCGTATCTGTTCCTACGGGGCAAACAGATGTATCCATACGGCAGTTTGATATCAAATAAATCACCGCCGGTGAAGTCGCGTGGTTACATGACAAATACGTATCCAAAATGTGAGAGGAGCCTTATGATGTAACCGGCTCCGTGAACCGTAGGCAAAGTCCCCGTGACAACACCAAGGATGTATAGCAGAGTACCTAACCTATAGACTCAAGAACATTACCCCTTGATTGGCCTTGCTATAAGGCTCTGGCTGGTGCGCTCACCGGTCGGATTGGCGATACCTGGTCAGTTCACAACGGCACGCTAGCCCAAGCATGGTGCTACTTGACAGACAACTTTAAAAAAGAGGTGGACCACACACCGGAGAACCTGAGCGAGCATGCAGAGCTTTCGGGCTTTTTCTGCCCCTCTGCTGATGGCGAGAAAAGATGCACGCGCCGCAGACCCAAGAGCCTGTGAACAAGTCGCGCTCAACTTGCGACAGGCCCACAAGTAATCAGTCACAGACTGTTGGTCGTGGAACAAGCAGAGATTTGCTACCTCAGCTGCCTTTCCGGCGGCGATGTTTTTCAGAAGCTGGACTTTGACATGGTATGGATTCTGTCAAGAAATCTAACCAGCAAAGAGCTCCTGGCTCTTTGCAGCGCATCACCCAGTATACGCAGAGCAACCAGAGAGACGTCGAGAGGAACATTCAGGCGTCCGCCATCTGTCCCCGTCGGGCTCGTATCTGCTTCCCCGTTCCTGTCGCCCCTCAGAGTACCGAAACACCCAGCACTGCCGTGAAAAGAACCTTTTGGGTCAAGGAGTGGTCTCGAGTTTATCGCATGCCGACGGAATTCGAAAGCAGACCGCGCCCCAATGGAGTTGCAGGCTTTTCCGCCTTGCCCTGGGCCCCTGAGCAGAGGCTAGATGGGGATATTTCGCAAATTACAAGATGGTCGGAAACCTGACCTTTTGACGACTGGCCGCCAACCCCACCTGGTGTCGTCGTGCGGTCTTTTCATGTTGAGAATAGTTCTTGTGAGACGCTCCAATGGCCGACTGGCCTAACGTTCAATAGCATCCCCGTAGAACTAGAGCAAGTCTGCCGGCTCTGGGATGACGAAAACGGGGGGATCCGCACGGAGCATGCCAGTGTGGGTAGGCATTGCCAGACCCTGTACTCCGGCATGGAACCCAAAGACAATGGCAAGGACAATCATGCCAGCGTCAAGGCAAGTACTTGCCGAAGGCAGACGTCGTGAGAGCTAATACACAGGCGGCAGGATATAAATGAAAAACCGAATGCGCAACACCTCGGTCTGCTCTGCGCAAAACGCCCAGACAACGAATATGACCCCTCTCCTCTGTCATCAACACCACCCCTCCCTCTGCTTCAGCAGCCCAGACTATGGCGTTCCAGCGGCAGGTGGCGACTCGGGACTCCCATCTGGTCTACCCCAGGTGTCCGCATGCACGAGATTGTCGAATG
Above is a genomic segment from Pyricularia oryzae 70-15 chromosome 7, whole genome shotgun sequence containing:
- a CDS encoding beta-mannosidase, producing MANSPLKGDRTETLLRRRHLTMSVTIQDLATGWEFKATSRQPDNVTQAAAFDSWHPVHSVPTEVHLDLHRSGLIPDPFVDLNELSVRWVADQQWTYRCQFASPASRASSSITDLVFQGLDTFATVSLNGEVILESDNMFISHRVNVTDKLRPDGALNDLGITFESARLRGLELVKEHPEHRHIVHQTEIGRGPVRKAQYQWGWDWGPIMLTCGPWKPVLVETYSLRIDDLHVTYSLEDGRSRANVSINFKTRGLLPGAGVSFEVLVDGENVGSSSTDAGGDGELELVIKTPKLWWPRGYGDQNLYALKVRLLSDDKTVLDSVTKKIGLRSVELVQEKDAIGQSFYFRINGVDIFCGGACWIPSDSFLTRTNPSQYRDWITRHVAEGNQAMIRVWGGGIYEADAFFDACDEAGVLAWQDFCFACANYPAHPGFLQSVEAEARQNVRRLRHHPSLVVWAGNNEDYQIVERYGLQYDFAGDKDPQSWLRTNFPARYIYEHLLPLIVEEEYGAKRNQALVAYHPSSPWGDGTSTTLVVDQTVGDVHQWNVWHGAMRPYQLLPEMGGRFVSEFGMEAYPHASTLAGAVTDPRQRRPGSMAMDFRNKAGGHTRRLLAYVGENFDLHGTGGTLEGFAYLTQVMQADAMRAAYRGWRRQWGGRRCGGVLVWQLNDCWPTVSWAVVDYRGVRKPAWYAIRDALKPVAVGVDRRFFDCTNRPADKTWQRDTGHVDPRLAWGSSERPEEVLSDLWIANGTTKDVSGKLTVSFVSVKSGRVLKELYDTPLDIVAKANHTTEVEVKQSQPVSEGRGVFNPAQEDPFIIHARLELLGDDGQVAETVEDVSWPDPIKWLDFDDRKVQVSAHVEGEQAVLTIRAERPVKAFVIQENPDLRVSENGFDLVPGYAATVKVHGCTDVKELVWRYHGQVGGGDEWAENPEDGV